The following coding sequences are from one Triticum aestivum cultivar Chinese Spring chromosome 5A, IWGSC CS RefSeq v2.1, whole genome shotgun sequence window:
- the LOC123105802 gene encoding actin cytoskeleton-regulatory complex protein pan1, which yields MAGMEAFEAYFRRADLNQDGRISGQEAVAFFQGASLPQQVLAQVWMHADQSKTGFLGRPEFFNALRLVTVAQSGRQLTPDIVQSALYGPAAARIPPPKIAGGSAPPQAAAGAPRPQGNAAAPAPAPGQAGAAQMNPAAAAPRPQGSGMMPTSAGAPRPQGSGMMPTSAAAPRPQGSGMMPTSTQFAGAPQANAGAVPRPQGVNSMMPAASQGGAMPPNQFTGPRGTQSQSPNMGYAQQLLTSSTGFMRPPPQVGAPATSLQATGMNQSPLDGGSMGGSVGWQGGNVGSLGGFSQPSPGAAVPSQTTSGGFGLGMSSSMGMVPGQQTHAMSSSSLPPQSNSAVLPPDSRALVLSGNGPASGSGASTEIFSALTQPKPSTSTPALPTTSSFMSKPTGSQNFANLTQPGSLQGTPTVSYGTSQPQQTQPITKPSVPSPGVSAGVSNSSSQWPKVNQSDIQKYTKVFRDVDRDRDGKITGAEARTLFLSWKLPRDVLKQVWDLSDQDNDGMLSLREFCIALYLMERNRAGTPLPPSLPDSLKFDETLLRATGLPSTAYNAPSWQPNQGLPHRGPGAPGLPTGGVRPPLPQMHSQTDGATRPGQPRPHMPGMDNHAAAQGITDDRSGVNSAAQEAPKKVEVEKQVLDSREKLEYYRTKMQDLVLYKSRCDNRLNEITERASSDKREVELLSKKYEEKYKQVAELASKLAVEEAAFRDVQERKVELNDALIKMVQGGSVDGLLQVRADRIQHQLEEMEKAFNERCKHFGLQFKPSATVELPFGWEPGQQEGAVEWDEDWDKFEDEGFGLVKDNGTIVENPASAENANASSLWDDGVSTDGMSPVASSNGHIKDVRHYRAGDQAPESELAYDFGDESVRSPGSAGRSASGSPFKSSRFGVHDSSPTKKGTYSDHGGSESVFGDNYGDETTWNFDDQDTESVWGSNAMNEPGHHGSNSFFGSDDFNVDPVRVGSPSGASAYGKKSTFFDDSVPSSPAYTSGFSPKFGESRDDSSSYNFGRFDSFRSQDSAVPQESRFSRFDSVSSSKGEGAAEFDSSNSSRNFGRFDSFDEADPFGSTGPFKASGARSPPKF from the exons ATGGCCCGGCCGCCGCCAGAATCCCGCCTCCGAAGATTGCCGGCGGGTCGGCCCCTCCGCAGGCTGCCGCCGGTGCTCCTAGGCCCCAAGGTAATGCTGCTGCGCCGGCGCCCGCTCCGGGGCAGGCTGGAGCTGCGCAGATGAATCCGGCAGCCGCTGCTCCGAGGCCCCAGGGAAGTGGCATGATGCCGACTTCTGCTGGTGCTCCGAGGCCCCAGGGAAGCGGTATGATGCCGACTTCTGCTGCTGCTCCGAGGCCCCAGGGAAGTGGTATGATGCCGACTTCAACTCAATTTGCCGGTGCACCGCAGGCGAACGCTGGAGCTGTTCCGAGACCCCAAGGCGTCAACTCGATGATGCCGGCTGCAAGTCAGGGTGGAGCCATGCCGCCAAATCAGTTCACGGGGCCGAGGGGCACTCAGTCACAATCTCCCAACATGGGTTATGCTCAGCAGCTCCTCACTTCAAGCACTGGTTTCATGAGGCCACCACCTCAGGTGGGAGCTCCTGCAACATCACTTCAAGCAACTGGAATGAATCAAAGTCCACTGGATGGAGGCAGCATGGGAGGCTCAGTTGGCTGGCAAGGGGGTAATGTTGGTTCACTTGGAGGTTTCTCTCAaccctctccaggagcagctgttCCTTCACAGACAACATCAGGTGGATTTGGTCTTGGAATGTCGAGCTCAATGGGCATGGTTCCTGGACAGCAGACACATGCTATGTCCTCTTCATCGTTGCCTCCACAGAGCAACAGTGCTGTATTGCCTCCAGATTCAAGAGCTTTGGTGCTATCTGGAAATGGCCCTGCCAGTGGCTCAGGAGCAAGCACTGAAATCTTCTCTGCTCTTACTCAGCCAAAGCCAAGTACATCCACACCTGCACTTCCGACCACATCAAGCTTTATGTCCAAGCCGACTGGCTCCCAGAACTTTGCTAATCTAACACAGCCTGGTTCTCTCCAAGGTACTCCAACAGTGAGTTACGGCACCAGCCAACCTCAGCAGACGCAGCCCATCACAAAGCCAAGTGTTCCATCTCCAGGTGTTTCTGCCGGGGTTTCTAATTCCTCTTCTCAATGGCCAAAAGTTAATCAATCTGATATCCAGAAGTACACGAAAGTCTTTCGGGATGTTGATAGGGACAGAGATGGCAAAATAACTGGTGCAGAAGCTCGCACTCTGTTTCTCAGTTGGAAACTTCCAAGAG ATGTACTGAAGCAAGTGTGGGACTTGTCTGACCAAGATAATGACGGCATGCTTTCTCTGAGAGAGTTTTGCATTGCTCTTTATTTAATGGAGAGGAACCGAGCTGGAACTCCTCTGCCTCCATCGCTCCCTGACTCTCTTAAATTTGATGAGACACTGTTACGAGCAACAGGCTTGCCTTCTACAGCTTACAATGCCCCATCATGGCAGCCTAATCAAG GATTACCACATAGGGGCCCTGGCGCACCTGGGTTGCCTACTGGTGGTGTACGGCCACCCTTGCCTCAAATGCATTCACAGACTGATGGAGCTACAAGACCAGGGCAACCAAGACCTCACATGCCTGGTATGGATAATCATGCTGCAGCTCAAGGAATTACAGATGACAGAAGTGGGGTAAACTCAGCTGCACAGGAGGCTCCTAAGAAG GTTGAGGTGGAGAAGCAGGTCCTAGACTCCAGAGAGAAACTAGAGTACTACCGCACGAAAATGCAAGATCTT GTTCTGTATAAAAGTCGGTGTGACAATAGACTGAATGAGATCACGGAAAGGGCATCTTCTGATAAACGTGAG GTGGAATTGTTGTCTAAGAAATATGAAGAAAAATACAAGCAAGTGGCAGAGTTAGCTTCCAAACTGGCAGTTGAGGAAGCTGCTTTCCGTGATGTTCAG GAGAGGAAAGTTGAGCTGaatgatgcattaattaaaatggtACAAGGTGGAAGTGTTGATGGTTTGCTTCAG GTTCGAGCTGATCGAATCCAACATCAATTAGAGGAGATGGAGAAAGCTTTTAACGAACGGTGCAAGCACTTTGGACTGCAATTCAAGCCTTCTGCAACAGTCGAGCTTCCATTTG GTTGGGAACCTGGGCAGCAAGAGGGAGCAGTTGAGTGGGATGAAGACTGGGATAAATTTGAGGATGAAG GGTTTGGTCTTGTAAAGGACAATGGTACAATTGTCGAAAACCCAGCTTCTGCTGAAAATGCAAACGCATCATCTCTTTGGGATGACGGTGTCTCTACGGATGGGATGTCCCCTGTTGCATCTTCTAATGGTCATATCAAGGATGTGAGACATTACAGAGCTGGTGATCAAGCGCCTGAGAGCGAATTAGCATATGATTTTGGTGACGAATCTGTAAGGAGCCCGGGCAGTGCTGGAAGAAGTGCCTCTGGTAGTCCATTTAAGTCTTCTCGTTTTGGGGTGCATGACTCGTCTCCCACCAAAAAAGGAACCTACAG TGACCACGGTGGCTCTGAGTCCGTTTTTGGAGATAATTATGGTGATGAAACTACATGGAACTTTGATGACCAAGATACTGAATCAGTTTGGGGATCTAATGCAATGAAT GAGCCTGGACATCATGGAAGCAACTCTTTCTTTGGGTCAGATGACTTCAATGTAGACCCTGTTAGAGTGGGCTCTCCAAGTGGCGCTAGTGCCTATGGAAAGAAGAGCACATTCTTTGACGATTCCGTTCCAAGTTCCCCTGCATACACGTCTGGGTTCTCACCGAAGTTCGGTGAAAGTCGTGACGATAGCTCCTCCTATAACTTTGGAAGGTTCGATTCCTTCAGATCCCAAGACAGCGCCGTCCCACAGGAAAGCCGCTTTTCCAGGTTTGACTCTGTAAGCAGCTCCAAAGGCGAGGGCGCAGCGGAATTTGACTCATCCAACAGCTCGAGAAATTTCGGCCGGTTCGATTCTTTTGATGAAGCTGATCCTTTCGGCTCGACTGGACCTTTTAAAGCATCAGGAGCGCGGTCGCCCCCCAAATTCTGA